In Alkalihalobacillus sp. AL-G, the genomic stretch CGATAAGAATTCCGCCCCAAATCACCACGACACTCATATCGCCTTTCATAATACCTTCATCAATGATTTTTGCCATAAACAATGGCTGTACCAGTTCAACGACTAGTTCAACCCCCATTAGAAACACTGCAATCCAAACCGCTTTTTTATATGTAGCTGTGTATGAAAAAATCTTCCGCATGATGTGTGCCCCCGTAAAATTCTGAAAGTTCTTTTAATTATACAGGATTGGAGCTAAAAGGTACAAAGGAGCAACCTAGAAGTCACTTAAATATTTCATTAATTCCTTTACTGGCTGACCCTCGCTCTTATACAGCGGAGAGTAAGGAGTTCGGTTAATGAATTGATTTATTTCTGCCGTTTCATCTGGAGAAAATTCTTTCACTGATTCAAAACCGTATTCAATCATTTTCATTTGGTCAACTATACATCCAATGACGCTACGGCTACGTGTTTTTGTGAAAACAATTTCGTCACCCATGCTTATAATCTGATTAATGTGATCCTCACTGAACCTATCAGAAATTAAGTTTTCATGTAGCTTTTGCAGAAATACCTGCTCGATATTTTTAAAGTGTTCTTTTCTTACCTTTGGAATTACCACCGTATAAAGCGATGCATCATGGATGAAAATCAAGCATTTGTACCGTCCTTTTTTAAACAAATTCACATGCCACTGATTTAACTCGTTCTCTGCATAGTCCTCATAAAGTACAATATCCCGCTTTAACTCATTCTGTACTTTTTGTGTAGCGCCAATGAGAAACATCGACTCTCTCCTTTTAGTAGTTTGTTTTCCATTCTACCTCTTTGAAACGTTTAATACGACTTTTAAACGGGAAAACCGATAACGAAACTGAAGTAAACAAACTAGACGCTAAGTTCTTAATTACTTACAATGAAGATGGATTTACATCTACAGAAGGAGTTGTTTCACATGGAACAAATCGTATTTATCGAAACAGGAGTAGGTATTGACGTACATGGTCAGAACGTGACAAAAGCTTCCGTACGTGCAGTCGAAAACGCCATTTTCAAAAATTCGATGCCAGGCATCCGAAATATCCTACCTGATCAATCGTTAGACAATATGAAGGTGAATGTAAAGCTGGCAATACCGTGCGAGAAGGAAACGCTTGATGAGGAAGAAATCAAAAGGATCATTCCTTATGGAACCGTGACCGTAGAAGTCATGGACGGCGGAATGGCGACAACAAGTGGAATCTATCTTGAAGACAAAGAGGATAAAAATGATTTGATGTATATCGTCAATGCCTCGGTTGAAGTCGGATATTAGAAAAGCATAATCGCCGTCTAGGTAGCATTGACATTGACAGGACCAAAGGGCTAGGCGCTAAAACTAGACAATACATCTTTGCGACTTAATCTAAAATGTTCTTAGCTATTAAGCGAAAAAGCAGGTTCACCGCCTGCTTTTTCAAATGATTTTCACCGAAAACAACCCTCTTTATACAAAATATGATTGTATCCCCTCTTAAAAGAAGCGAAATTGTATGGTTGAATGGCATTGAAAAACGCTTCGCTGCATCCCGGCTTCATCCGATCGTGCAGCTCGATCACGAGGATTTTAACCTTATCGAGCCACTTCTCATACCCGTGCGTAAACAATTCTTTTTCCGCACCTTCAATATTCAGCTTCAACAGATCAATTTCATCAATGCCGTAGGTTTCCATAATTGAATCAACCGTGACGGCTTTAAAAGCATCTGGGTCAGATTGTTCAGATTCCTCGACCATCATGCCCCATTCACCTAAGCCCACATCCCTCACTTTCAAAAAAGTATCCTTGTGCCATAGCCCAGATTGGAGTAACTCAACTTGAGGGTAAGGTTCCGTATTCTTCTGTAATACCGTGAAATTTTTCGGGTCTGCCTCAACAGCAATCGTTCTTGCCTCCGGATATTGATTTGCATAATAGACACTCGTATACCCAGCATAGGCACCACCATCAATAATCCACTTTGGTTTAAATGTAAGGTCTTCCAATCGATATTCCTTATTGTAAAAAACGTATCGTAACGTCTCTAAGTCAGTCGAGTCCTTCCGCAAATAGACCGGATTTGAAACACCCTTTATCCTTGTCGAAACAAGACCTTTCTTTTTCATATCAACCATCCCCCAATACCCATTGTTCTTATAACCATATGAAAAAATTGCGTATACTGTAACCGAAATGGTATTTCCTATAGCGATACTTCGATTCTTATACTACGGTTGGGAGGAATTTTATTATGAAAAGCGCAAATCCATTTGTTATCGTTGAAAATTGTAAGGAAGTAGTTGAACATTATCAGAAGATCTTTGGCGGGGACATCAAAGTTTTAAACGAGCATCCGGGCAAAGTCCTTCATGCTGAACTCCATATCGGGGACACCTTGATCCATTTCTCTGATTCATACGGACAAGAATATACGATTGGAGATAACACGAAAATCATTCTTCTATTTGAATCTGAAGAGGAAATTCGTCGTGTATATGATGTGCTCGGAGAAAACGGCAAAGTTACCGTTGAGCTTCAAGATACATTTTTCGGAGCACTCCATGGACAGGTTTTCGATAAAAACAACATCAACTGGGTCATGAATTACTTCAAAGAACAAAATTAATTATAAAAAAAGATGAAGCGAAGTCCAACTAATTTCATCTTTTTTTATGCCAAAGTGTGAGTACCGGTTCTTGGGTTTCAATCTTGGTTGTACTGTATATCGCAGTATTTAACGCCAACGGTAAAAA encodes the following:
- a CDS encoding Lin0512 family protein encodes the protein MEQIVFIETGVGIDVHGQNVTKASVRAVENAIFKNSMPGIRNILPDQSLDNMKVNVKLAIPCEKETLDEEEIKRIIPYGTVTVEVMDGGMATTSGIYLEDKEDKNDLMYIVNASVEVGY
- a CDS encoding FkbM family methyltransferase: MKKKGLVSTRIKGVSNPVYLRKDSTDLETLRYVFYNKEYRLEDLTFKPKWIIDGGAYAGYTSVYYANQYPEARTIAVEADPKNFTVLQKNTEPYPQVELLQSGLWHKDTFLKVRDVGLGEWGMMVEESEQSDPDAFKAVTVDSIMETYGIDEIDLLKLNIEGAEKELFTHGYEKWLDKVKILVIELHDRMKPGCSEAFFNAIQPYNFASFKRGYNHILYKEGCFR
- a CDS encoding glyoxalase/bleomycin resistance/extradiol dioxygenase family protein, producing the protein MKSANPFVIVENCKEVVEHYQKIFGGDIKVLNEHPGKVLHAELHIGDTLIHFSDSYGQEYTIGDNTKIILLFESEEEIRRVYDVLGENGKVTVELQDTFFGALHGQVFDKNNINWVMNYFKEQN